In the genome of Gammaproteobacteria bacterium, the window GGCCCACGATCTCATCGCGCCAGGCGAGCATGCGCGCGATCAGCGCGTCGTCGAGATAGCCGGCATCGATCACCCGTCGCAGCCGCTCGGCTGCATCGCTGGCGATCACGTCATGCGCGCGGCGTTGCTCGAGAATCGCGAAAGCCTCCTCCCGCAGACGGCGCGCGATCGCCGGAGTGATCTCGGCACCGACATCGGGAAGGCCTTGCAATGCCTCGCCGCGGCGCGCGCGCAGCACCGCGAGCTCGCCGTCCACGATATCGGCGAGCGGATTGCCGGGATCGCCGGCCAGCGCATCGCGCAGCCGCGTGAGCCGGCTTTCGGCCGCCGCCACATCGTCACGCGCGAGCTCCACGTAGGCCATGCCGAGCCAGCTGCCGTACACCAGGCCGGGAAACAGGATCCGCACCGCCGTTGCCTGGAATCCGCGCTCGGCGCGCGACAGGGCCGGGATGCGCTGATCCGGCGCGCGCAGCGCGTCCGCCAGCGCCAGGTCGATCCAGGCCTGCCAGTAGCGCACCCCGGCCAGCGCATAATTGATGGCGTGCCACTGCTCGGAGCGATACAGCGATTCGAGCCGGGCTTCATCCTCGCCCGTCGTCGCTTCGAGGACCCGGATCCGGGCACGGCAGGCGCGATGCAGTTCGTCTCCGCTGGCACGCAATGCGGCGAGCGTGGCGGGGCCCTCGCGGCGCTCGCGGGCCGCACTCACCCGCTTGCCGTAATCGTCGACACCGTCACTGAACTGCTCGGGGCTCCAACTGGCCGCATGGCGTTCGATAGCGCTCGCCAGCACGGCGGTCTGTTCCACGGCACCCTGCGCCGCGGGCGTCAACGCCAGCCAGGCGATCAGGCATGCCCGCAGCCAGGCTCTCACAGCCCCTCCAGCAGCAGGCGCATCTCGGTCGAGAACTGCCCGCCCATGATCAGCGTAACCAGCTGGCGCGTGATATGGATATCGCCGTCCATCGTCGCGGCACTGCCACCGCCGGCCTCGGCGATCGATTCGAACTGCATCATGGGGCGATCGCGATACAGCGCGCGATTCACCGCCCGCCCGAGGCTCGCCTCGATCAGCGCGGGATTGGAGTCGTTGCTGACGTCGAGTGCCGAGAGCTGACCACCCGAACGCTGCAGCTCGCGCGCCAGGGCAATCGTACCGCCAAGCTCGTTTTCATGCGGCGGCGCATCGCCGATGAGCAGCACCACGCGTTTCGCACCCGGACGCCAGCCGGCGCGATTGACCGCCACATCCAGGCCCGCATAAACCGCCTCCTGCCAGCTTCCGCCGCCCTTCGCCTCCAGGGTATCGATGAAGCGAGCCAGCTTCGCGAGGCTGAAGGTCAGCGTTTGCTGGCGCACCACGAACTCCGGATCATCATGGTCGCGATACGCCACCACGCCGAAACGGGTCAGCGGTACCAGGGTGCGGGTGGCATCGGCGATGTCGCCCACGCGCCGTCGCACCTCGTCTATGACCCAGTCCATCGAGCCCGTCGCATCGATCACGAACACCACGTCGAGCCCGCTGTCGCGAAGCCCCTGCACATAGGCCGCGAAGCGATTGCTGGAATTGCTGAGCCCATTGCCGATGCCGCTGCCGAAGCCGGCCGTGCCCAGTCCCTGAACCGGCGGGCCGGCCCCGGGTGCCAGCGCCGGCAACGGCAGCTCGCTGCCGGCACCTGCCGCGGCGCGCATCGCGAGATTGACTGCCGACGGGGGTGGCGTGGCAGCGCTCGCCGCCAGCAACATCAGCGGTGGCTCGAGTTCCAGCGGCGGATCGAAACGCAGCTCCGGGCGCTCTTCTGGGGCGATGACAGCCAGCTCGATCGCACGATCGGTGGCGCGTTCGCGCGCGCTCCCGGCGGTGAGTTCCAGCCCGCGCCCGGCTTCGCGCGTCAACAGCAGATGCAACGCGAACGAGGCCAGCAGCAACAGTGACCACACGAGGATTCGTCGCGCCGCGCTCATCGGCGCAATGTCCGGCGTCGTACGACGGTTGGTGAGCGCCACACCGTGTTCAGGCCCGCGGACCGCGCCGCACCGTCACGATCGCGA includes:
- a CDS encoding VWA domain-containing protein; the protein is MSAARRILVWSLLLLASFALHLLLTREAGRGLELTAGSARERATDRAIELAVIAPEERPELRFDPPLELEPPLMLLAASAATPPPSAVNLAMRAAAGAGSELPLPALAPGAGPPVQGLGTAGFGSGIGNGLSNSSNRFAAYVQGLRDSGLDVVFVIDATGSMDWVIDEVRRRVGDIADATRTLVPLTRFGVVAYRDHDDPEFVVRQQTLTFSLAKLARFIDTLEAKGGGSWQEAVYAGLDVAVNRAGWRPGAKRVVLLIGDAPPHENELGGTIALARELQRSGGQLSALDVSNDSNPALIEASLGRAVNRALYRDRPMMQFESIAEAGGGSAATMDGDIHITRQLVTLIMGGQFSTEMRLLLEGL